The Thermotoga caldifontis AZM44c09 genomic interval CTCATAACTTTCGGTTTCATCCTCGTCTACGTGCTGAACGTGCTCAAGAGGGAGGAAAGGATATGAGAAAGACTCTCAAAGCCGTTTTCTTCTACGTGTTCTGTACGCTCATCGTGGTACTCTGGATGGTCCCGTTGGTGGTGGCGTTCTTCACCGCCTTCAAAACGATGGACGAGATCTTCATGCTCAGAAACTTCTGGGCTCCTCCAAAAACCTGGACTTTCGAGAATTTCAAGATCGCCTGGACTGAAGGCCGCATGGCGCGTTACTTCGTGAACACCGCCATTGTAACTGCAGCTTCTGTCGCTGGCACGCTGTTCCTTTCGAGCCTGAGCGCGTTCGCACTCGCCTGGTACGAGTTCAAACTGCGTTCACTCATTCTGATGATCTTCGTTTCGGGCATGCTGATACCTTTCCAGATGCTGCTCATTCCGGTCTACAGATTTTCCGTCGTGACGGGTCTGTACGACACGTTGATCGGAGTGATACTGTTCCATATTGCCTTTCAGCTGGGTTTTTGCACATTCTTTTTGCGGAACTTCATGGTGACGATACCAACCAGCCTCTTCGATGCCGCGAGGATCGATGGTGCGAGCGCTTTCAGGATATATTCGAAGATCATCATGCCGCTGGTGAAACCTGCCGTTGCTGCCCTCAGCATCCTCGAGTTCACCTGGATATGGAACGATTATCTCT includes:
- a CDS encoding carbohydrate ABC transporter permease produces the protein MRKTLKAVFFYVFCTLIVVLWMVPLVVAFFTAFKTMDEIFMLRNFWAPPKTWTFENFKIAWTEGRMARYFVNTAIVTAASVAGTLFLSSLSAFALAWYEFKLRSLILMIFVSGMLIPFQMLLIPVYRFSVVTGLYDTLIGVILFHIAFQLGFCTFFLRNFMVTIPTSLFDAARIDGASAFRIYSKIIMPLVKPAVAALSILEFTWIWNDYLWSLILLQSDAKKTVTIGLTTLQGQWISSWNIIAAGALLAATVPVIVFLIFQRYFIQGLTLGSVKG